Proteins encoded in a region of the Shewanella polaris genome:
- a CDS encoding TatD family nuclease-associated radical SAM protein, with the protein MTTTSAMPTLVYDIGNHRYLNITARCTLRCQFCPKHNGSKQVHEYDLSLTQRITAEDIIPLLGNVNEVEEYVFCGFGEPTLNLECLLEVAREIKAQGGHVRLNTDGLGNHFHRRNILPELSQYIDSLSISLNADTAESYQQHCRPKLENSYEALLEFIQLAPKYIPQVQVSAINGLANVNIERCRIIAEQNGAIFKQRELDVIG; encoded by the coding sequence ATGACCACAACCTCAGCTATGCCAACCTTAGTTTACGATATCGGCAATCACCGTTATCTCAATATTACGGCAAGATGCACATTAAGATGCCAGTTCTGCCCCAAGCATAATGGTTCGAAGCAAGTGCACGAGTACGACTTATCTCTCACTCAACGTATTACCGCAGAGGATATTATCCCCTTATTAGGTAATGTAAATGAAGTGGAAGAATACGTATTTTGCGGCTTTGGTGAACCCACTTTAAACCTTGAGTGTTTGCTTGAAGTTGCCCGAGAGATAAAAGCACAAGGTGGACACGTAAGGCTGAATACTGATGGTTTAGGTAATCACTTTCACCGTCGTAATATTTTGCCAGAGCTCAGCCAATACATAGACAGTTTATCAATTTCACTCAATGCCGATACAGCAGAAAGCTACCAACAACACTGTCGTCCCAAGCTTGAAAACTCATATGAGGCACTGCTTGAATTTATTCAACTGGCTCCTAAATATATACCTCAAGTGCAAGTGAGTGCCATTAATGGACTGGCTAATGTAAACATTGAACGTTGCCGCATTATCGCAGAACAAAACGGCGCAATATTTAAACAACGCGAGTTAGATGTCATTGGTTAA
- a CDS encoding PAS domain-containing protein — protein sequence MSKHKSVGSSNTLLISSQATHWSQQHILSLLSQLIILLIAVFIITSMVVNLGERRLQEDWADQRYSELQTVASLASDKVSFLQFRTQTIAKDELLRQYLLNPSEKLKLKTIKRWDSLTENIPELLDLALFNPQGELQFSTTGSFNNMQLPATLLGSSKNMGGSDIYTSPMAFTPINGILEPYFYQLSWIENPDQSINGYLVTYNSIVKLLETIKPAFFNQNSPLLLLDTQGFLYAGANQPTPLNSMPDTLGASLKQTNPELWRVMAMNNFGQFHSQDSTFVYLKVELTSQYETKREYFLLSYIRHDDIAARYAQWRMAIIIAGCLIALFASLLIILRHRFVLERRAKQNSVQLSNGLFNNELSCLIVNDSGRIQSVNAKASAALSLPIDALKDRSIQRVLHLDDDRFHQIKEALTLHNQWRGEINLETLNSSMLQTHIRNEKCPNSNEHYWLVTFEDITALIDSQRQAYLYHLMSNGAVASALTDANGAIIKYNHQFDLLMSLHGDSNISLTELLGEELDNQWQNITAQISLQGEWTAQIMPFNHSRFTHCLKTTLTGQLTFEGDIEFLICTFEETTPAISVQNSSNIIGHRSAIVLRLNELEDYFINLNELTKENSSLLVMDINPESIFSNMGNISQLEKCQKDIELQLLIKLPLNYQIAQWQLGKLVILMPETNANSAHKYAINIMQRLEEMNLGAGINIGIASYLQAQSLDQYLAHAEIALKRAKQSVDQNICQAFTRSIDNDNLHESD from the coding sequence ATGTCTAAACACAAATCAGTGGGTTCTTCAAACACGTTATTAATTTCATCACAAGCGACTCATTGGTCTCAACAGCACATTCTTTCGCTGTTAAGCCAACTGATTATTTTATTAATTGCGGTGTTTATTATCACTAGCATGGTGGTCAATTTAGGCGAACGTCGCCTACAAGAAGATTGGGCCGACCAGCGTTACAGTGAATTACAAACAGTCGCTTCTTTGGCGTCAGACAAAGTATCATTTTTGCAATTTAGAACTCAAACCATTGCAAAAGATGAATTACTGCGGCAATACCTGCTAAACCCATCAGAAAAACTGAAATTAAAAACCATCAAAAGATGGGACTCATTAACTGAAAATATACCAGAGCTTCTTGATCTGGCATTATTTAACCCTCAAGGAGAACTTCAGTTTTCCACTACGGGGAGTTTCAATAACATGCAGCTACCAGCAACATTATTGGGCTCAAGTAAAAATATGGGTGGCAGTGATATTTACACTTCACCAATGGCATTTACTCCCATTAATGGCATATTAGAACCTTATTTTTACCAGTTATCATGGATAGAGAATCCAGACCAAAGTATTAATGGTTATTTGGTCACTTACAATTCTATTGTTAAATTACTTGAAACAATAAAACCCGCTTTTTTCAACCAAAACTCGCCATTACTGCTGCTTGATACTCAAGGCTTCCTGTATGCGGGAGCCAACCAACCTACTCCATTAAACAGCATGCCTGACACTTTAGGAGCCAGTTTAAAACAAACTAACCCCGAGTTATGGCGAGTGATGGCAATGAATAACTTTGGTCAGTTTCATAGCCAAGATTCAACTTTTGTATATTTAAAAGTTGAATTAACTAGCCAATATGAAACTAAAAGAGAATACTTTTTATTATCTTACATACGCCATGATGATATTGCAGCTCGGTATGCACAATGGCGAATGGCGATCATTATTGCGGGATGCCTAATCGCACTATTTGCTAGCTTACTGATTATATTAAGGCATCGATTTGTCCTAGAGCGACGAGCAAAACAAAATAGCGTCCAATTGAGTAACGGTCTATTTAACAACGAATTGAGCTGTTTAATTGTCAATGATAGTGGCCGCATCCAAAGTGTAAATGCTAAAGCATCTGCAGCCTTATCACTGCCAATTGATGCCCTCAAAGATCGCAGCATACAAAGAGTACTGCATCTTGATGATGATCGTTTCCATCAAATTAAAGAGGCGTTAACGCTTCATAACCAATGGCGAGGTGAAATCAATTTAGAAACACTTAATAGTAGTATGTTACAGACTCACATTCGCAACGAAAAATGCCCTAACAGTAATGAGCATTACTGGTTGGTCACATTTGAAGATATTACCGCATTAATTGATAGTCAGCGCCAAGCCTATCTCTATCACTTAATGAGCAATGGTGCAGTTGCTTCGGCGCTCACAGATGCCAATGGAGCAATCATAAAATATAATCACCAATTTGATCTGCTGATGTCTTTACACGGAGACTCTAATATTTCGCTCACCGAGTTGCTCGGTGAGGAACTGGATAATCAATGGCAAAATATTACCGCACAAATTAGTTTACAAGGTGAATGGACTGCGCAAATTATGCCATTTAACCATAGCCGTTTTACACATTGCTTAAAAACAACGTTAACAGGTCAACTTACATTTGAAGGGGATATTGAATTTCTTATTTGCACCTTTGAAGAAACGACTCCCGCGATATCAGTCCAAAACAGCAGTAATATAATAGGTCATCGCAGCGCCATTGTATTACGCTTAAACGAGCTTGAAGATTACTTTATTAATCTTAACGAGCTCACCAAAGAAAATTCAAGCTTACTGGTGATGGACATCAATCCAGAAAGCATTTTCAGCAATATGGGTAATATAAGTCAACTTGAAAAGTGCCAAAAAGACATTGAACTGCAATTACTGATTAAGTTACCACTTAATTATCAAATTGCTCAATGGCAACTTGGAAAGCTGGTCATTTTAATGCCAGAGACCAATGCGAATTCAGCACATAAATATGCCATTAATATAATGCAACGATTAGAAGAAATGAATTTAGGCGCAGGGATTAATATTGGCATAGCGAGCTATTTGCAAGCGCAAAGTTTAGATCAATATCTAGCTCATGCTGAAATAGCATTAAAACGTGCAAAGCAGTCCGTTGATCAAAATATTTGCCAAGCTTTTACTCGTTCAATTGATAATGACAACCTCCACGAAAGTGATTAA